From one Sus scrofa isolate TJ Tabasco breed Duroc chromosome 9, Sscrofa11.1, whole genome shotgun sequence genomic stretch:
- the MTNR1B gene encoding melatonin receptor type 1B: LLLVFSIPGNLFLVSLALADLVVALYPYPLVLVAIFQDGWAQGEVHCKASAFVMGLSVIGSVFNITAIAINRYCYICHSLAYHRLCRRWHTPLYICLVWLLTLAALVPNFFVGSLEYDPRIYSCTFVQTASARYTGAVVAVHFLLPMAVVCFCYLRIWVLVLRARRKVKSDNKLCPRSSNVRSFLSMFVVFVIFAVCWAPLNCIGLAVAVNPEAVAPQVPEGLFVASYYLAYFNSCLNAIIYGLLNQNFRREFQKIISALWNPRRCMQDSSKGSQAEGPESQALPEVSAQRPVGADTL; encoded by the coding sequence CTCTTGCTTGTGTTTTCTATTCCAGGTAACTtgttcttggtgagtctggccttGGCCGACCTGGTGGTGGCCTTGTACCCTTACCCACTAGTCCTCGTGGCCATCTTCCAGGACGGCTGGGCCCAGGGGGAGGTGCACTGCAAGGCCAGTGCCTTTGTGATGGGCCTGAGCGTCATTGGCTCCGTCTTCAACATCACTGCCATCGCCATTAACCGCTACTGCTACATCTGCCACAGCCTGGCCTACCACCGCCTCTGCCGCCGCTGGCACACCCCCCTCTACATCTGCCTGGTCTGGCTGCTCACCCTGGCAGCCCTGGTGCCCAACTTCTTCGTGGGGTCCCTGGAGTACGACCCGCGCATCTACTCCTGCACCTTCGTCCAGACGGCCAGCGCCCGGTACACGGGGGCAGTGGTGGCCGTCCACTTCCTCCTTCCCATGGCGGTCGTGTGCTTCTGTTACCTGCGCATCTGGGTGCTGGTGCTCCGGGCCCGCAGGAAGGTCAAGTCGGACAACAAGCTGTGCCCCAGGTCCAGCAACGTCCGGAGCTTCCTGAGCATGTTCGTGGTGTTCGTGATCTTCGCCGTCTGCTGGGCGCCGCTGAACTGCATCGGCCTCGCCGTGGCCGTCAACCCAGAAGCAGTGGCTCCCCAAGTCCCCGAGGGGCTCTTCGTTGCTAGCTACTACCTGGCTTATTTCAATAGCTGCCTTAACGCCATCATCTATGGGCTCCTGAACCAGAACTTCCGCAGGGAATTCCAGAAGATCATCTCTGCCCTCTGGAACCCACGGCGCTGCATGCAGGACTCTTCCAAGGGCAGCCAGGCCGAGGGGCCAGAGAGCCAAGCTCTCCCCGAGGTTAGCGCCCAGCGCCCTGTTGGGGCAGATACTCTGTAG